The following proteins are encoded in a genomic region of Ostrea edulis chromosome 7, xbOstEdul1.1, whole genome shotgun sequence:
- the LOC125655907 gene encoding uncharacterized protein LOC125655907, giving the protein MVWFLKLVSVMLLSIFATCSPLKQKEANKDEEGHNHRNLVLTIQHGKNDPSGSANTLVPYEEYARQTQKGLPSDVTKTFRDSLPNFLLRKTLNSPWNAHNSEEGNEKEPLLALIPMRGRRTWRRRNFQIYNTVPDAGYRFNTVAIDPMFYFLGIGK; this is encoded by the exons ATGGTCTGGTTTCTGAAGTTAGTATCTGTGATGCTGCTCTCCATCTTCG CGACCTGTTCTCCACTAAAACAAAAAGAAGCCAATAAAGACGAGGAGGGACACAATCATCGAAATTTAGTGTTAACAATACAACACGGGAAGAATGACCCTTCGGGTTCTGCGAATACCCTGGTGCCTTATGAGGAATATGCAAGACAAACACAGAAAGGATTGCCCAGCGATGTAACCAAGACCTTTCGAGACTCCCTACCTAACTTTTTGTTACGCAAGACTCTAAACAGCCCATGGAATGCACACAATAGTGAGGAGGGCAATGAAAAAGAACCACTACTAGCTTTGATCCCAATGCGTGGGAGGAGAACTTGGAGGCGACGAAACTTCCAGATTTACAATACCGTTCCGGATGCAGGGTATAGATTTAACACGGTGGCGATTGATCcgatgttttattttcttgGAATTGGGAAGTAA
- the LOC125656869 gene encoding uncharacterized protein LOC125656869: MKTLILSMLVGVCFAGLVERDTLDALKQLHLTNFMTTLTTDQQLLLIDIVAQADAGTLTDFTNTIGYSRILEIFIALSADDERIFKNYIIQRLTLEAQGPINAHHGVATGHGK; encoded by the exons ATGAAGACCCTAATTCTGTCAATGCTGGTGGGTGTCTGCTTTGCTGGTCTCGTG GAACGCGATACTCTAGACGCTTTGAAACAACTTCATCTCACCAACTTCATGACCACTTTGACAACAGACCAACAGCTCTTATTGATTGACATAGTAGCCCAGGCAGACGCCGGAACTCTGACGGACTTCACAAACACGATCGGGTATTCCAGGATACTAGAAATCTTTATCG CCCTAAGTGCTGACGATGAAAGAATCTTCAAGAATTATATTATACAG CGATTAACATTAGAGGCACAGGGTCCAATAAATGCACATCATGGTGTCGCTACAGGACACGGAAAATGA